The following DNA comes from Vicugna pacos chromosome 13, VicPac4, whole genome shotgun sequence.
ttatttgttttctgattttcctctctttctcttttatcccCTTCCCAGGGGTTATTGGAACATTTTATAGGATTCCATCTTGATTTATGTTTAGTGTGTTTGAGTGTATCTCTTTGTATAAAAAGTTGTTACTTTGGGTATTACAACATACGCATATGACATCATAATCTATTGGTGTCAACATTTTATCATTTGAGTGAAGTATGGAAACCTTACTTCTATTTAGGCCCCCTTGCCTTCCccaattttaaatatcatttctttgaGTATCATATGTTCTGATTTTTGTTTCAATCATCATGACTGTAAAAACTTATAAGAAGAAGGATGGTTTATGATATTTACCCCTATTTTTACCCTATTCTGATATTCtactttcctttctgaaattctaaagtatcatttcctttctttttataaaactcCCTTTAGCCACTCTTTAAGGGTAGGTTTGTTAGCAACAAATTCTCTTAGCTTTTCTTTATCTGAACATGTCTTTGTTCTTCAAGGACCATTTTATTGATATAGAATTTGCAGttttcagcacttgaaaaatgtCCTGCCATTTCCTCTGGCACCTATGGTTTCAAATGGGATAATCTGCCATCATCTGAATTAATGTTCCTCTGATAGGTAATATGTTGTTTCTTTATAGCTACTTTCAAGAGTTTTTCTGTGTGTTCGGTTTTCAGAACTCAGTTATGTATGTTGGCATGGATTTCCTTGGAATTATCCTGGTGGGGTTTGCTCTGTGTCTTGGAACTGTAAGTTTGTATCTTTTACCAAATTTCGGAAATTTTCAAATTCTTCCAATACTCATTTAGACCcattctcctcctctccttctgggactctgatAATACGAATGTTGGGATTTGGGTTACTGTACTATAGGTCTTTGAGACTCTGTTCATTTTTCCCCCTGGTCTATTTTCTCTCTATTGTTTATGCTGAGtaaattttattgctttattctcaagttcactgattctatCCAGTGCCATCTCCATTCTACTATTGAGCCCATTCAGGCAGTTTTAAAAATTCCTATTATTGTATTTCTTGGTGCTATAATTTCCACTTAGATCCTCTTTATACATTTTACTTCTTTGctgaaagtttttgtttttaatttgcttcAAGAAAATTTGTAAGTGCCTGTTGAAGTATTTTAatgatggctgctttaaaatccttgtcagtTAATTCCAAACATCTGAGTGTTGGTTTCAATtaactgtcttttctctctgatATGCCTCCAAACTATGGACCCTAACTAGCCAATATTTGCTCCAGAACTTTTGTCTGGCCTATTTTTTTGAATCCTCTGGCCCAGGACAGTGCTTGTTCCTTGGGCTAGGGCTCTTCTTAAGGTAAAATATGTTATACTGGCTTTTGAGGTACAAGACCTGGTTTGGATGTAGGAGCTATAGTTTCGTATTTTCATCATTCTTTGTGTATTCTATTTAATAATCTCTTAATTTGATCTGTCTGGGATTTAAAGGCTTTAGCTTTGGGATATATATTTCCATACCCCCCTCCctagctttttcttctcttcttcttctttgtttgttttaagtgTCTTGTCTCCAAAGGCACCTTCGTTCATCTTCCACATCAGTATTTTCAGGAGCCTCTTTTCTAGTCTTTCTTATTCCTAAAGGCTTTTTATTTGCTCTAATTTCAATAGGCAGAGTGATTCTTGTGGCTTAGGAGGGCTGGGCAGTGATTTTGTTATTGTTTGGAATTCTCACCCTACTTCCTCCCTGCCCCAAGTTCTTCTGCCCTCAATTTATTTATCCCTGAACCTGCAATGTTTTCTGGACTGAAATCTGCTCTTCTTGGATTAAAGAAGTCATTGCCACTTCTGAAAAGCCGTTGTCAAAATGCTCAGAGGCTCCAGGATTATATGTATACAGTCTTCTCTATTATTATGTGAAGGTCAATAGTTGTCATTTACGAACTGCCTATTGCATTCTGTATGCCTTCTACTTAGTGCTCCAGGCAGTAGCTCTTTGCATCTTCCTCTCAATTCTTTCTCATAGGTATCATTTCTCCTTCTACAGAAAAGTAATTTCTCCAGGATCCCACAGCTCACAGGCATATTAAGATGtattcaaaagaaggaaaaatttttttttaaaaaaaacccacaaacattcTAAACCTAGTTTTCTGCCTCTAAAGCATGTGCTCTTGATCTCTACCTTtgggtaagaaaaaagaaaaagctataaAAATGTCACTAATGAGTAAAATATAATGTATCAGCTTAATGACACAGAATGATAATAGGAGAAAAAGAACAAGATTTGGAGATAGGAGAACTAGGTTTCAGCCTAGGTCCATCATTTATGATCCCTGTAACCTTGAATAAGTAATTTTACCTGCTGCATtagttttcttttgctgtgtaacaaattaccacagattTTGTAGCTTAAAACAATAACCAACTACAGAACCCACAGGTCTGTAAGTCAGAAGTCAGGATGGGTTCAACTGGATAGCTTAATtaaggctaaaatcaaggtgttagcaggccTCATGCGCAGTTTCTAGATTACAATCTGCTTTCAAgttcattcaggttgttggcaaaATCCAGTTGCTAGCGCTGCGGTCCATGTTTTCTTATTGGCTGTCAGCCAGGGGTCGCTCTCTGCTCCTAgaaggctgcctgcattcctgtCCTGATTCTCTTGTGAGGTTTTTGTGATGACGACTAAATGAGACATACTGTTCAAATAGTGGTGATGGATGTGATGGCTGCTTTATGTTGCTGGGTTTAGAGGGTACCCCTCAACCCTGAAACAAAGAACATGCCTCTATCACAGGAAAGCCTACCAGAAGGCAGGTTCTAAAGTCTCTTAGAACAGAAGTGTTCGTTGGTCTTTCCCTGGAAAGGCAGAACTGGATTTTGTGCTggacaaatgtttactgagagaAGTGGATGAGATGCGGTGAAGTGCCTAGCACTGGTAGTGGGGAGAATGCTAACTGGCCATTCTGCAGTGAAGAGACGGTGGTGAGGTTGGGAAAGGCTAACCCTACAGGGGGCAAAATGCATAGAAGTGGTGAGGATTGCAGTAGGTGAGAAATGCCTGCATCGCAAGTGCTGTAAGCAGACCCCCCTCAATGGGCGGGCACCTGTGAACCCAGGAccgcctcccacccccacccctgtgcgGGCTTTGGGTACTCGTGCGGGGGACGCCGGGCGGACTGCGGGGGGGCATGTCTGGGCTCGGCCAGCCCCGCACAGCCCATTCCCCCCTCTGCGAACTGTGCAAGTGGAGTCTCCCAGCCTGCGCCCCCTGGCTCTGGCAAACCAGCCTCAGTCCCACTGTTTGAGCATTTCGCCCCGAGCCTCCGAGCGCGCTGGTTGCCGGCTGCCGCTCGGAGCTTGGTTACGCAATTGCCGCTGCGGCTGCCGCGGCCAAAACCACCTCGGCGAGGAGCGAATTTGCCGCGAGGGTCCAGCCTTGGAAAGAGGTAAAAACTGTCTCCTGCCTTTTTTCAGGCACTTGAATGCGAGGCTTAGCGGGTGAACCAGCCTAGGCTATCGCGGGGTGGGAACCTGTAGGCACGTTGCCGGGGAAGCGGGTATCCAGGGACAGTTGCTGCAGGTAAGGGGTCTCTGTTAGCGTCAGGAATCCTGGGCTCTGTGGGTTCCCTGGGCGCCCTTCGCTGCCCGTGTGACCACACCCTGGATCGCAGGGTCTGCGGCATCCTACCTTCGCCCGCAGTGATCGATCCATGTCAGAGACGTGCACGATTTTTAATTCCGAAGGAGAGAAGACAAGGGCTTATTCGAGAAGGAAATGTTTGGTGACATCGCTCACATGTGTGTGTTTCAAGGGCTGGCAAGCTGACCATTATTGCAGCATTCTGTAGAGAGTGGAGTAGTGTGgcgtaaaaaataaaaatgggtgcGTAGTCACTGCGAAAGTAACAGTAAGGTGTCGGCAGAGGTGCGAGGCgagcctgccctcctccccgcccGCATTGCCTTACGTGGGTGCCTGGGGTGGGCGGTGAGCCTGGCTCCGccgcagaggagggagggggaaagggggCGGGGTTAGGGAGCGAGCTGAGACAAGCACcgcctccctcccccgccccgcccacccccCTCCCCGCGAGTCTGCCAGGAGCGGCGGCCAGGCAGGCGCTGCGACATTCGGGGTTAGACGCCCGTCTCTCacgcttcctctcttcctccctagGCTTCCCTCACTGCTGGCCAAGAGCCAGAGAAGGTGTGCACGCATCTCCTCGCCAGTACCCAACAATGGGCAACTCCTGCTTCGGCCTCAAGGAACGACTGATGAAGCGGCTGCGGCCTCTGCCTACCGTGATCGTCATTCGCACCTGCCTGCCCCAGAGAAGGAGCAGGGATTTCCGCGTGGTGGTGCTCGGCTCCGCCGGCGTGGGCAAGAGCGCGCTGGTGCAGAGGTGGGTGCGCGGCAATTTCCGTGAGGCGTACCTGCCGACTATCGAAGATACCTATCGCCAGGTGCTGGGCTGCAGCCACAAGGTGGGCGCGCTGCACATCACCGACACCACTGGCGGCCGCCGCTACCGGGGCCTGCAGCGCCTTGCCATTGCCAGGGGTCACGCCTTCATCCTCGTCTACTCCGTCACTAAGAAGCAAACCCTCGACGAGCTGAAGCCCTTCTATGAGCTGATCCGCCAGCTCAAGGGTGACAACCCGCAAAAGTACCCGATCGTGCTGGTGGGCAACAAGTGCGATGAGAGCCGCCGGGAGGTGACCGAGAAAGAAGGCGCCGCCCGCGCGTCAGAGTGGAATTGCGCCTTCCTGGAGACCTCCGCCAAGATGAATATCAACGTGCACGAGCTGTTCCACCTGCTGCTGAACCACGAGAAGAAGCCCGCCCCCCAGGCTCCCCAGAAGAAATCCCAGATCCCGAAGACCGCCGAGAAGCTGCTGGGCAAGTGCATCATCATGTGAGCCGCGAATCCGAGAAGCCCGACGACCTTCTTCTCCCTCAGTGTGCCGACAACACGGACCAATCCCATCGTGATGTGTCACCTGTACCTGACTGACTTTGTGCTGTGGTTTGGGTTGTAACAATTAGGCGTCAATAAATGTCCCTTGTGAAttaatagcttttctttttcccaggCAAGAGAACTCAAATTGTTAAAATACTgacattggaagagaagagggaaaaggagCGCCATGCATTTAAAGGAAAAGACTTGGACAGACTTGAGAGATTAATGTTTGAAAAAAGAATGCAATAGCAAAAAGAATTGAAAGATGCCACTGCCCTTCTTGTAATCCTATTATTGTGtattattcctaaatatttcaagTCCTGTAAATGTCTAATCACATCTTCCCATCGTGTATTTAATTGTGAAGAAACATGTTTTTGCAACAAAAGCTTTGACAAATGACTGTGAGACAGAGATACTAAACATGATAAATAAAGGAATATTCTATAGCTGAACATTGAGGGTGGGAGCAGAGAAAATTGTGAAAGTGAAACTTGCTTACTAAATATATGCCAGTTGTTTcctaagtcatttaaaaatgtttgagtattctaaaaaaaattataacagtTCTGTGATTTAATAAAGCTTTTCCTGCATGCAATCAGCTGtaatcatttctttttcactggacaacaacaaaaaaattacccATTGCATTACCCATTACCCACTGCCAGTAACATCTGGCGAAGATTTCCCATAAGAATTTTACACATGGACACCTTTGCCCTCTTGAAATGAGCCAGTTGTGGTGGGAGTGGGGGGATAgcgggatggggggtgggggtggttaaGGGGTTCCTGCAATGCAGAGCTGGTTCGTATCCATAACGTTTCCTGGACTGACATCCCGAAGAACTCCAGGCATCTATGAAGAGGTTGCTTACTCATTTCTGCTGCTGCCTTGGAGGTACAGGTGAAAAGAAAATCACCTCTGGCTGCCTCAAAAGTCTTTCCTCAAGAAGTGTTGGGGCAAGGGTggcagagggcatagctcagtggtagagctcatgctcagcatgcatgaggtcccaagttcaatccccagtaccaccgttaaaataaataaagacctaattaaaaaaagaagtactgGATATCgggaggatggaaggaaaggggagtggggagggagatggaaggaaaggggagtggggagggagatggaaggaaagggaagtggggagggggtggaaggaaagggaagtggggagggggtggaaggaAAGGGTGAAACAGGTGGGATTTGAAATCTGAGAAACTTCTCCTTAagggagttttttaaaaagtttcattttatatttgaacataattttttgagggagggaatacatatttatacatgtccttgcttttgaatgtttttttcagttgaggggagaggagaggctcTTAgtctggtgatttttttccccataaatatgtattcttagataaatacttattgaacaacttaaatgtgtttttaaagaatGGTTTCTTATAACTTGATTTTTAGAAACACATCTCTGAAGAGGAAACATAAACATCTATCTCATAGTAGTAAGCCAGAGTTTTGAGCCTAGAAAATTCATTCAGTGCCTCCTCTtcaatagttattttaatttttcaaagctATTATTCTCAGCCACTAGAAAACACTTAAGTGGTTCTGCTATGTTCCTTTTTatgtattatgttttttaaaaaatatttattagctaAAGTCCCTAATGGAGTAATTCCATTTCTAAAAGGAAACACTCTATCTTGGCTATTTTCCAGGcgaattttccttgaaaaatacattgCATTCATCGTTGCTCTTTCCAGATGAGCAAAGGGATTACTAAGTGGCAAATACAACTGTTtagaaaggggaaggaggagatttAATGCTGCAAGTGATGCttagtaaaaaatattttaagattataGCAAATATTTATACAGTCTGTCTACAAGCCAATGTTTCTATATCACATTAGAGGAAAACATTTTGTGTAATCTTTCTGTATGTCAGCGTTctacattatattatttaatcctcacgGCAATATAGTGACGTGGATACTGTTATACCCTTTTTGCAGATTGATAAAGTTTCCAAAACCAGTAAGTGACAGGGTCAATATTTGAAGCCTTTTCTGTTCTCTATTTGTGTTATAGAGATACGGAAAAGGAAGTTTTCTTAGAGCCTCCCTAGAATCCAGAAGGGAGGTAAAGAAGCAAATCAACAATTGCAAAATGCACAGGGTGATTTAGATACAGGGACGAGAAGCACAATGTGGGGTGTTGGAAAACTTTTCCCTGAGGAGATCACATAGCTGGAATCTTTTATGCCTAAAGACTTAATAGTTCTTTCCCCAAAATAATCATAAGTGAGAAAGAAGCTTTATATTATTACTGCTTAGATGGGAGCAGGGAAGTTATAAACCATTCTAACCATTCTTCAAGCTAATAGTGTTATTCCTAATAGTGCTGGAACCTATGGCTTCTGTTTTCACACAATCCAATATAGGAGCCTCTAGCCTATGTAACTTCTGCCCTTGAACTATGGCTGGTCCAGAGCGAGATGTCCTGCAAGTATAGCATACACTCTGGACTGCTTATGAAAAGAATGAAGGTAAAATAtctcataatttttaatatttattacaggTTGAGATAATGTTTTAGAAATAATGGGTTAAATGAAACATACTATTTAAATTAGTTTGgtgcttttacttttaaaatgcgGCTACTGGAAAATTTTAAGTTGTATTTACAGCTCGCGTTACAGTTGTATTGGGCAGTGCTGGTACACAGTAAGAGTGGCTAGCAGAACTAATGTCTGATTTGAATTTTATTACATACATTAGCTAGAATCAACAATCAAGTGTCAAAAACGTTAGCATGTATTTAAAGTAATATATGTTAGATGTCTATGTAACTTCATGAAATTCAAGATGAACAGAAGTGTAACAAAATCCACTGAGAGGTATGTTTGCATATAAATGAATTTCAATAGTACATCTATAAGCTACATCTATAAACCTGGACCCACAGGCCCAGagcttagaaaaataaatatgtcaGACAGTGAATTCAGGGAGTTGGtgaggattaaaataaatgaaaactgaaaatatgCCCACTGTACTGATATGATGTTTCTTCAGGCTACTGATATTGACAAATCTGCCATCCGTTTGACATTGGGAAGTGAAAACGTGGAGGGAAAGAACGTGGTGTGGAGATAAATGCAATTTTGTAAACTGAGATTCAAAAAATTTAACTGTATGACACCGGTATTGTGGCTCTATGTGGGTGCATTCATAGATGCTCATCTGTTTTATCCTTCAGGTTAATGGACGTGACCTAGAAAAGATCTCACAAAGAGCATCCCCCGCGTCTGCCTCCAAATTTCCTATGCAGTCTCCTCCGTGGGCCTGTCACACCATGCACCCTTTTCCCAACCAGCCTGGACAGCTCTCAAATGTCCTATGTAGTCATCCCTTTGTTGTTTCTTATCACAAGGTATGTaatttttcttccattatctGCCTATCAAAATTTTATACACCCTTTGAAACCCAGTCCAAATACCAAATACCACTCCCATTGAAGGCTTCTCTATTTTTCAATAAT
Coding sequences within:
- the DIRAS3 gene encoding GTP-binding protein Di-Ras3 isoform X1 codes for the protein MLTHSHSASDTLPECYKNKSIHLTSNLCTVDPFLTDEETECKRKTSHLCFPHCWPRAREGVHASPRQYPTMGNSCFGLKERLMKRLRPLPTVIVIRTCLPQRRSRDFRVVVLGSAGVGKSALVQRWVRGNFREAYLPTIEDTYRQVLGCSHKVGALHITDTTGGRRYRGLQRLAIARGHAFILVYSVTKKQTLDELKPFYELIRQLKGDNPQKYPIVLVGNKCDESRREVTEKEGAARASEWNCAFLETSAKMNINVHELFHLLLNHEKKPAPQAPQKKSQIPKTAEKLLGKCIIM
- the DIRAS3 gene encoding GTP-binding protein Di-Ras3 isoform X2, yielding MGNSCFGLKERLMKRLRPLPTVIVIRTCLPQRRSRDFRVVVLGSAGVGKSALVQRWVRGNFREAYLPTIEDTYRQVLGCSHKVGALHITDTTGGRRYRGLQRLAIARGHAFILVYSVTKKQTLDELKPFYELIRQLKGDNPQKYPIVLVGNKCDESRREVTEKEGAARASEWNCAFLETSAKMNINVHELFHLLLNHEKKPAPQAPQKKSQIPKTAEKLLGKCIIM